The nucleotide sequence CGCCGCGATGCCTTGCCCGCCGCCGATGCACATGGTGACCAGCGCATAGCGGCCGCCGATGCGCTGGAGTTCGTAAAGCGCCTTGGTGGCGATGATGGCGCCGGTGGCGCCGATCGGGTGGCCCAATGAGATGCCCGAACCGTTGGGGTTGACTTTCTCCGGATCGAAATCCAGCTCGCGCATGACCGCGCAGGCCTGCGCGGCGAAAGCTTCGTTCGATTCGATGACATCCATATCGGCGACCTTCAGCCCGGTGCGGGCCAGCACCGCGCGCGTGGCGGGGATGGGCCCCGTGCCCATGAGCGCCGGTTCGACGCCCGCATAGGCGTAGCCGGCCAGCCGGCCGATAGGCGTCAGCTTCTGCGCCTTGACGGCATCGGCGCTGGCCAGCACCAGGGCCGCCGCGCCGTCGTTGATACCGGAGGAATTACCCGCCGTGACCGTGCCGCCATCGCGCTTGAATGCCGGCTTCATCCCGGAAAGCACTTCCAGCGTGGTGTCCGGCTTGACGTGTTCGTCCGTATCGAACCAGGTGTCGCCGCGGCGCGAGGAAATCTTCACCGGAACGATCTGTTCCTTGAAGCGGCCTTCGCGTATCGCCGCCGCCGCGCGCTGGTGGCTGGCCACGGCCAGCTCGTCCATCATGCGGCGCGTAATGCCGAAGCGCTCGGCCACGTTCTCCGCCGTCATCCCCATGTGGATGCCATGGAAGGGGTCGTGCAGCGCGTTCAGCATCATGTCCAGCATGACGGTATCGCCCATGCGCGCGCCCCAGCGGTTGGACGGCGACAGGTAGCCGGCGCGCGACATGCATTCGGCGCCCGCGCCGACCGCGACCTCGCAGTCGCCGGCCGCGATGGCCTGCGCCGACGATACGATGGCCTGCAGGCCGGATCCGCACAGGCGGTTGATGTTGTAGGCGGACACGGCCCGCGGCAGGCCCGCGTCCAGCGCGGCGATGCGGCTCAGGTAGATGTCGCGCGGCTCGGTGGTGATGACCGTTCCCATGGAGACATGCCCGACGATTTCCGGCGCGACGCCGGCGCGGCTTACCGCCTCGCGCACCACGGTGGTGGCGAGTTCGGCGGGCGGCGTGTTCTTCAGCGTGCCGCCGAAGCCGCCGATGGCCGTGCGGACGGCGGAAACGACATAGACGTCTTTCTGCATTGCGGTCTCTCGTTGTTCAGGCCTGGCGGCGCACGGGGGGATAGGCGAAGCTGCCGTCCAGATGCGCCTTGCCGGGATGGTACAGGCGCAGCGTCAGGTAGAAACCTTCGCCGGCGGGCGAAGGCAGCCAGTTCTTGCCCGGGCCGGGGTCGTCCGCCTGTATGGCGATGCTCAGGCCGCCGTCGGCGTCCGGCTGCAAGCCCGGCGTGCGATCGCCGATGGAGTGGCGGCCGATGGGGTTGGCCACCAGCAGGCAATCGCTGCGCCGGTATAGCGTGATGGACCAGAAGCAGCCGACGCGCGGCAGCCCGCCCGGCGGGAAGCGCAATACGTAGCGGTGTTCGCCGGTCAAGGCCTGCCCTTGTTCGTCGACCTCGGCCATGATGTACATCGCCTCGTCGATGCCCAGCGTGCCTATCCAGTTGCGCGCCACGCGGGCGCGCGTCAGGAAGTCGTCGCCGAAGCTGTCGCGCACGCTCACGGCGGTGGTCCAGCCGCCGCCAAGTTCCGAAGCCCGGGCCACGTCTCGAAGATCCGTATAAACCTGGGTCAAGGCGTCTTGCAGTACGTCGGCCGCCAAGGGCCATGCGGGCAGGGGATGGGCGGAGGGATTGCGGGCCAGCATAATGTCCAGCACGCGCAGGTATTCCTCCGCGCCCGGGACGCCGGCGCCGCGGTCGTCGATCAGCGTATCGATGCGCGACAGGGCCGGCGAGCCGTCCGGACGCAGAAGGGCGAAGCGGTCCTGCAGCGCGTGGACTTCGGCCAG is from Bordetella bronchialis and encodes:
- a CDS encoding acetyl-CoA C-acyltransferase family protein translates to MQKDVYVVSAVRTAIGGFGGTLKNTPPAELATTVVREAVSRAGVAPEIVGHVSMGTVITTEPRDIYLSRIAALDAGLPRAVSAYNINRLCGSGLQAIVSSAQAIAAGDCEVAVGAGAECMSRAGYLSPSNRWGARMGDTVMLDMMLNALHDPFHGIHMGMTAENVAERFGITRRMMDELAVASHQRAAAAIREGRFKEQIVPVKISSRRGDTWFDTDEHVKPDTTLEVLSGMKPAFKRDGGTVTAGNSSGINDGAAALVLASADAVKAQKLTPIGRLAGYAYAGVEPALMGTGPIPATRAVLARTGLKVADMDVIESNEAFAAQACAVMRELDFDPEKVNPNGSGISLGHPIGATGAIIATKALYELQRIGGRYALVTMCIGGGQGIAAIFERA
- a CDS encoding DUF1254 domain-containing protein, which translates into the protein MAHTASDASARQTVLMTLPLFEMARMRAANTARKHPVQGFAGDNPGSRMRWLNQFTHTRRLRGPEDKEVVTPNNDTLFTNAWLDLADGPVVIDVPAMGSRYWVLGFLDAWTNPWAYAGRRATGGDAQRLFVHGPRWQGEVPAGMHRIAAPSDDVWVIGRILVDATARDLAEVHALQDRFALLRPDGSPALSRIDTLIDDRGAGVPGAEEYLRVLDIMLARNPSAHPLPAWPLAADVLQDALTQVYTDLRDVARASELGGGWTTAVSVRDSFGDDFLTRARVARNWIGTLGIDEAMYIMAEVDEQGQALTGEHRYVLRFPPGGLPRVGCFWSITLYRRSDCLLVANPIGRHSIGDRTPGLQPDADGGLSIAIQADDPGPGKNWLPSPAGEGFYLTLRLYHPGKAHLDGSFAYPPVRRQA